The Halobacteriovorax sp. HLS DNA segment TTACGTCGTGAACAGGTCTTTGTCCTAGATAGTCTTTATAAAATGTTTTTATAGAGCAAAAGTCGCAATTATACCGACACCCCCGTCCATATTGAACCATGTGAATTGGGCCATACTTTTTTCCTTTAAAGATAGTTCTATCGGGCCTAATTCCGCAAAGTGGTTTTGTGTTTGTAGTAATATAGCGCTCTTTGAGTCTTCCATTCTTTGCATCACTTATTAGTTGAGGCCATGTTTCTTCTGCATCTCCAATAACCACACTGTCACAATACTGTAATGCTTCGTCGGGAAGAAAAGTAACGTGATATCCTCCCATAACAATCGGCACCCCTCTTTTTTTGTATTCAAGAGCAATTTGATACGCTCTTCTTGCTGTATATGTTTCAACCGTTATTGCAACAAGGTCTGTTGGAGTGTCGTAGGGTATTGGTTCAATACGGTTATCGTAAAAGGAATGCTCTGTTCCTTCAGGACTGTATGAAGCTAACATAGCTATTGCTAGAGGTTCTAATGCATCTTTTGCATTATGATCTGTCATTGAGGGTCTGATAAAAGTTACATGCATCTAATTTCTCTTCCTTGAGACGACTAAGCTTAATTATACTTTGAGCTAAACTCTTTATTTTTAAAGAATTTTGAGAGTAGTGGAACTTTCAAAAAGTATTTAGGAATATGCTTTGCAAAGTCAGAGTAGCAAATTTCTGTTACGCAAGCCAGCTCATCCCCTAAATGGAAATTAGGATTTCTCTTTATGAAGAATTGTATGTCTTCATTTAATAAGTCATGCCTGTTAGGGCTGCATACCTCTGCCTTTGCAGCTCCTTTGGAATCGTTGAATTGAATCAGTCCTGACTTAGGTTTAAATGCATCTTTATATTTATCACTATAAAAGTCTTGAAGAATGATTTGAATGTTTTTTGGAGTTTGTTTTGCATGTTGAGGGTAAGAAAATTCAAAATTTCTTCTCATCATGAGATAGGTTTTAAAGCCTTTACTTTGCAGAAACCAGTAAAGAGGTTTTTTCCCAGATAGTACTTTCGATTGAACTATAAAAAAGAAGAATGCTTTTTGTAGAGCTTTCGTTCCCCAGTAATCTTCCCTTATAACTGTATCGCCAGAAAAAAGAGCGGTGTACTGATTTTTATTATCTTTTGAAATACTTTTTCTGAAAATAGTTGAAAAACCAATAATTTCATCTTCAAGATTGTAGAGCATGAAAATATGAGTCTTTTCTTGAAGATCTTGTTTGAACATTTCAAAATTTACATCATTATAGTAACGTTCAAATAAGCTATACATCTCTTCTTGTTGAGAGTTTTGTAGCTCTGAGATTTTAAGAATTTTGTAGACTACAGGTTTGTTCACTAATGCTCCATTTCCCTACAAATTCTATCAATTGAATGTTTCGATTACAAATGAAATGTAAAATCATCAGTGCCTATGTAGCTGTAAATACTATATGAGAGCTATTTCTATAAAGAGAGATTCAGCAATATCAGTTAATTTATTCCTATGTAGGCTTCTATCTGTCACTTCGTAGAGGGTTGCATGAGTTCTTTGATAATAACAAAACCGATAGGCTTTTTGGAAATTTACTTGTCTCGATTCTGTAAGTGTTAAAAAGTGATAATCTTTAAAGACTTCACTTTTTAGACTAAAATTGATCAGTGCTTTCAGGGCCAGGGTTTTGTCTTTATCTTGTAATTTTGGATGAAAGCTCAATGTTGTTAAGTAGAGTGGCCTTAATGAAGAATTAAGCTCTGGGCAGGAGCTAGGAAATTTAGAAAATTTATAAAATAAACTTATTAATTTTGAAAAACTAGATACTTTAATCTTCTTCGCATAATATGGAGACCATAATGCAGACGCAGCAATGATTTCTCGATCCCTGTTGCGAACAACAATGACATTGTCTCTAAATCCCTTCCAGTTGTCTTTTCTGTACTTAATTTCTTCCTTTGTTATTCCTAAGAAATTTGACCTTTGTGAATAATCCATGAACTCTATGACTTCTGTAGAGAGTTCTTCCCTTGCAGCTACATATGTACTGTTAAAGAGAATGGAAGGGGCAAGTATATTGATCATAGAGTATCTAGATAAAGACGAGTATTGGTACGAATTTTTATTATTAATAAGAGTTTTTTTGGCAATGGTATTTTGATCTAAAATTGCGGTGTAGTTTATCTTACAGTTTTCGAACTCTTTAATTTGCGAGAATTTTCGTATCAGGTCTGAATAAAATTTTCTCCAGTATACTGTCATCTTTAGTGTAGAGACTCTTAAATCTCCCAAATAACAAACCTGAGCAGGTTTTCCATCTATATAGGACTCTTTAACGATAAGAGTTCCAACACCTTTAATTGATCCATTTTTATCTTTTAGTAGTAGGACATAGTATAGAGGTGACACGAGTCGTAGGAATTCAAAGAAATCCGGGGAGCGGTCATACGATATATTACTCTTTTGTTGATTCATTTCAAGTGAATGAAAAAAACTAAGAATATCTTCGTTGTCTTGTGCGACTGCAATAGATATAGAATCATAATCCTGCAGAAATTCTCTAAAGTAAGTCAAATCCAAAACTCTTTTTTCTTTTGATACGATTGTTCGAAAACTTTTTTCTGGTCATTTACGCCAAGTTTTCTTAAGCGTTCTATTGCAATATGTACTTCATCAGCATCAGTGGAGCGGAAAGTGTGATCATTGAAGTGTTTTAGATTAGGTCCTTGATTTGCCATGATTTCAACATCCTGTTCAATTACTTTTCTAGTATAGAAATTAATAAAAGGCTTAAGAATATGACCTCCAAAAACAATCTTATAAGCGATATAGGTATACACTCTTGATTGATAATCACTTACAGGTGTAATTTGGCTATTGATTATGAAGCCATGGTCATTGCCATACATATAGTCGACTCTTGTGATATTTGGGTAAATAAATTCATCAGTGTGGTGCATTGGCTTTTTGTATGGATTTAGTATCATTTTCGTAAGAACACCAATTTCATCTTTTTCCTGTTCGTATGTTACAAGTACTCTTGCGTCTTTTACATCAACGGTGAAAGGAACTTTTGTAAAAGATTTATTTCGAAACCAATTTTTATGAACATAAACGGTGTGTGGAACATCCATAAAGTTTTCAGCTAGATGTGTGACATTGTTTTCGAAGTCAGTGACCATGAAATAGTTAATCCAGCCATTTTCAGAAGTTTTAGGAAATCTCCAAGGTGGTGAAGTCGTTGGCGCTTCCTTTCCCATCCATATCCATATGGCTCCATCTTGTTCTATGCAGCTGTAGGTTTGATTCTTGTGTATGACTTTATTATCTCTATGTGGGCCCTCTGAAGGAATATCAATAACATTTCCATCTTTATCATAAGTCCAACCATGATAAGGGCAACGAATACAATTGTCTTTAATTTGGCCATCAGATAAATTTGTGTACCTATGAAGACATCTATCTGGTTGTGCACTTACGCCTTTATCAGTTCTGAAAAGTACTATTAGCTCATCATAAATTTTAACTTTAAAAGGCTTTTTTTTGAGCTCTTTTGATAGACAAGCTATATACCAATTTTCTTTAAGCTGACCATCTTCATGTTTTAGTTTCGACATAGGTTTTCCAGATATTCTATTTGATCTATATTTTCTAATAACTTCAAAGGTTCAATTTTAATATTTCCTTTAATTGAGGATTTACTATCGCATATCTTGTAGTAGATATCTAAAGGATCTGTGCTATGGAGGAGTTGTACTTTTCCAATCTGATTTAGATCACGTGCTAGGTTGTAGTGATAATACGTTCTAAGAGTACTTTCTACATCTTCTTGTTTCGTAGAGTGATTATCTGTTAATAATATGTAATACGGCTTTTTTGAGTTCTTAATTGCAAGAAGAGTTGAGGCATTAAATTTTTTGCATATAATTAAAGCTGACTCTGAATCAATTTTTTCTCCAACCATATCGATAGTATTTTTTCTTCCTATAAATTTAAAACATGGAACAGACTCAAGATACCCACTAACCACTAAAATATCTTCGATTTTGTATCGATAAATGCCATTTCCAGTCGTGATAACTGGAGAGACTTTCATTCCTTCTTTAAGTCCCCAACTAGGAATTATTTCATTGGTTTT contains these protein-coding regions:
- a CDS encoding aromatic ring-hydroxylating dioxygenase subunit alpha; amino-acid sequence: MSKLKHEDGQLKENWYIACLSKELKKKPFKVKIYDELIVLFRTDKGVSAQPDRCLHRYTNLSDGQIKDNCIRCPYHGWTYDKDGNVIDIPSEGPHRDNKVIHKNQTYSCIEQDGAIWIWMGKEAPTTSPPWRFPKTSENGWINYFMVTDFENNVTHLAENFMDVPHTVYVHKNWFRNKSFTKVPFTVDVKDARVLVTYEQEKDEIGVLTKMILNPYKKPMHHTDEFIYPNITRVDYMYGNDHGFIINSQITPVSDYQSRVYTYIAYKIVFGGHILKPFINFYTRKVIEQDVEIMANQGPNLKHFNDHTFRSTDADEVHIAIERLRKLGVNDQKKVFEQSYQKKKEFWI